In Micromonospora sp. NBC_01813, the following are encoded in one genomic region:
- a CDS encoding cupin domain-containing protein, translating to MEHFTIATVAEQSPDFRRVLWTGEHTQLVIMTIPPDGEIGEEVHEDVDQILTFVSGVGEAVVSGQRRTVAQGDLVVVPAGRKHNFRNTGPNPLVLYTVYGPPEHADGAVHRTKEEADAAEESGQDEPPNS from the coding sequence ATGGAGCACTTCACCATCGCCACCGTCGCTGAGCAGAGCCCGGACTTCCGTCGGGTGCTCTGGACCGGTGAGCACACCCAGCTTGTGATCATGACAATCCCGCCGGACGGTGAGATTGGCGAGGAGGTCCACGAGGACGTCGACCAGATCCTCACCTTCGTCAGCGGTGTCGGCGAGGCTGTGGTGTCCGGCCAGCGCCGTACCGTCGCGCAGGGTGACCTGGTGGTGGTCCCGGCCGGTCGAAAGCACAACTTCCGTAACACCGGGCCCAACCCGCTGGTCCTCTACACCGTGTACGGGCCGCCCGAGCACGCCGACGGTGCCGTACACCGGACCAAGGAAGAAGCGGACGCGGCCGAGGAGTCCGGCCAGGACGAGCCACCCAACTCCTGA